In the genome of Xanthocytophaga agilis, one region contains:
- a CDS encoding AAA family ATPase produces MAKNDNPNSQNFNYITYGSKCNSLELEGFLEHVLKYTFITPPKPNEPPTPVCIWGRHGVGKTQIVRNVADKLGANFVYIAPAQFEEMGDLVGMPKIDENGQQTHFIPPDWVPRTEGPGIFLIDDVNRADDRILRGIMQLLQNYELVSWKMPPKWHIVLTANPDGGDYSVTSMDDAVLTRMLHITLQFEVQSWARWAEAAKIDPRGINFILTYPEMVTGNRTTPRSLVQFFRETEKIEDLSENLPLVKMLADASLDEETAAAFLSFVKLQLNQLISPEEIINAKKFDGIEKQLRGLVEQKTKRLDILSVISTRLINYLIVNNISIDKAQTDNLKLFLLLEFIPNDMRLFMAQELVNSKNTSLKKLLAIPEIGKLLLSKM; encoded by the coding sequence ATGGCTAAAAACGACAATCCCAACAGTCAGAATTTTAATTACATCACCTACGGCTCCAAATGTAACAGTCTAGAGCTGGAAGGATTTCTGGAACATGTACTCAAGTATACATTTATCACACCACCCAAACCCAATGAACCGCCAACACCTGTCTGTATCTGGGGACGGCATGGAGTTGGTAAAACACAGATTGTCCGAAATGTAGCAGATAAGCTAGGAGCTAATTTTGTCTATATAGCTCCTGCTCAGTTTGAAGAAATGGGTGACCTGGTAGGGATGCCTAAAATAGATGAAAACGGACAGCAAACCCATTTTATTCCTCCGGACTGGGTACCACGTACTGAAGGACCTGGAATATTCCTGATAGATGACGTAAACCGTGCCGACGACAGGATTTTGCGTGGTATCATGCAGCTGTTACAAAACTATGAACTGGTAAGCTGGAAAATGCCTCCTAAGTGGCATATTGTCCTTACCGCTAACCCTGATGGGGGTGATTATTCTGTAACGTCTATGGATGACGCCGTACTTACACGGATGTTGCACATCACTTTGCAGTTTGAAGTACAAAGCTGGGCACGTTGGGCAGAAGCAGCCAAAATCGACCCTCGGGGTATTAACTTTATCCTAACGTATCCTGAAATGGTAACAGGAAACCGGACGACCCCACGGTCACTGGTACAGTTTTTCAGAGAAACCGAAAAAATAGAGGATCTGTCAGAAAATTTACCTTTGGTAAAAATGCTGGCGGATGCCTCACTGGACGAAGAAACAGCTGCTGCCTTTCTGAGCTTTGTGAAGCTACAACTTAACCAGTTGATTAGTCCGGAAGAAATCATCAATGCCAAAAAATTTGATGGTATCGAAAAGCAGTTACGAGGACTTGTAGAACAAAAAACCAAACGACTGGATATCCTGTCTGTAATTTCTACCCGTCTTATCAACTATCTTATTGTTAACAATATCAGTATAGACAAGGCCCAAACGGATAATCTGAAGCTATTCCTGTTGCTGGAATTTATCCCGAATGATATGCGCCTATTTATGGCTCAGGAGTTGGTTAATAGTAAAAATACATCTCTTAAAAAGCTACTAGCTATTCCTGAAATAGGTAAACTATTATTGTCAAAAATGTAA
- a CDS encoding glycosyltransferase family 4 protein — MKILHFNQRDDGGAGRAMLRLHQGLRADKVESSAFVQVKTSDDEFIFTPDGFLGKLSAKLKLSEHISHLPLRLYKQRTSGAFSPPFALQSFTDIVHKLNPDIIHLHWINHGFLDLKALQAFRKPIVWTLHDMWPFTGGCHYSNNCDRYKHTCGACTVLGSTKEKDLSHYIWKRKNKYWKDLTLSVVAPSTWMANCARESSLFRNVPIQQISNGLDMNQYRPIDKQSARQLLNLPQDKYLLLFGAANIEDTRKGLHLLLPALQQLHESELNDKIELLVFGATSFQQMEETEFPINSLGRFADNLSLSLVYSAADVFIAPSLEDNLPNTLVESLACGTPTVAFNIGGIPDIIDHQQNGYLATPFKPASLAEGIKWILKSPDKQLLREAARQKAEYSFSLDSQTKHYQRLYESILSGVTIQ; from the coding sequence ATGAAAATTTTACACTTTAATCAAAGAGATGATGGAGGGGCAGGCCGGGCAATGCTTCGCTTGCATCAGGGACTACGAGCTGACAAAGTTGAATCATCTGCTTTTGTGCAGGTAAAAACATCTGATGATGAATTTATATTCACACCCGATGGCTTTCTAGGAAAGCTATCAGCTAAACTTAAACTGAGCGAACACATTTCCCATCTTCCACTGCGATTATACAAACAAAGAACTAGTGGGGCATTCTCCCCTCCTTTTGCACTTCAGTCATTTACAGACATAGTGCACAAACTCAACCCGGATATCATCCACTTACACTGGATCAATCACGGGTTTCTGGATCTCAAAGCATTACAGGCTTTTCGTAAACCGATTGTCTGGACACTCCATGATATGTGGCCTTTTACAGGAGGTTGTCATTATAGTAATAATTGTGACAGATATAAACATACTTGTGGAGCTTGTACAGTACTAGGGAGTACAAAAGAAAAGGATCTATCACATTACATCTGGAAACGAAAAAATAAGTATTGGAAAGATCTTACTCTGTCAGTGGTGGCTCCCAGTACCTGGATGGCAAACTGTGCACGCGAAAGTTCGTTATTCCGAAATGTTCCAATCCAGCAAATTTCCAATGGTCTGGATATGAACCAATACAGGCCTATTGATAAGCAATCAGCGCGTCAGCTACTGAATCTACCCCAAGACAAATATTTACTCTTGTTTGGAGCTGCCAATATTGAAGATACACGCAAAGGCCTACATCTGTTACTCCCTGCCCTCCAACAACTGCATGAAAGTGAGCTCAATGATAAAATTGAATTACTTGTATTTGGAGCAACCTCTTTTCAGCAAATGGAGGAAACAGAATTTCCTATCAACTCATTGGGACGTTTTGCAGATAATCTGTCATTATCTCTTGTTTACTCTGCTGCCGATGTCTTTATTGCTCCTTCACTGGAAGACAATCTTCCCAACACCCTGGTTGAGTCACTGGCTTGTGGTACACCAACAGTAGCCTTTAATATTGGTGGTATTCCTGATATTATTGACCATCAGCAAAATGGCTACCTGGCCACACCCTTTAAACCAGCTTCTCTGGCAGAAGGAATCAAATGGATATTGAAATCTCCAGATAAACAGCTTTTGCGTGAAGCAGCACGTCAAAAAGCCGAATATTCCTTTTCATTAGATTCCCAAACAAAGCATTATCAGAGATTATATGAAAGTATATTGTCCGGCGTTACTATTCAATAA
- a CDS encoding DNA alkylation repair protein has product MSLIKDIYTPAFYNRFADVVTPVIPFFEKDTFVKMILTESFTNMEWKERMLHTTKVFHHFLPAAFPEAAPLLLKTVDALLEQGWGEDGLAFVFLPEYVALYGLEDLAVAVPVLERLTQFVSCEFAVRPFLLKYGTDMIHEMTKWSLHPNHKVRRLASEGSRPRLPWGIAIPSLKKDPLPILPLLENLKNDPSEWVRRSVANNLNDIAKDNPAVVLEIAHKWKGHSKETDAIIKHGCRTLLKQGHTEVLSYYGLQSSFISVKGFEIRTTKVKMGDTLEFAMVVTNTHTQSQIVRLEYGIYYLKANGSLNRKVFKISEREYKAGESITVVKRHSFKPITTRVFYAGMHQVSVIINGVEMAISSFTLV; this is encoded by the coding sequence ATGAGTCTGATCAAAGATATTTATACACCTGCTTTTTATAATCGTTTTGCTGATGTTGTGACTCCTGTCATTCCATTCTTTGAGAAGGATACTTTTGTTAAGATGATCTTGACAGAATCCTTCACAAACATGGAATGGAAGGAGCGGATGTTACATACAACAAAGGTGTTTCATCATTTTTTGCCTGCAGCTTTTCCAGAAGCTGCACCACTGTTGTTAAAAACTGTAGATGCTTTGTTGGAGCAGGGATGGGGAGAAGATGGATTAGCTTTTGTGTTTTTACCAGAATATGTAGCTCTCTATGGATTGGAGGATCTGGCTGTAGCAGTACCTGTGCTGGAAAGGCTGACCCAATTTGTGAGTTGTGAATTTGCTGTACGTCCCTTTTTACTGAAATATGGCACTGATATGATTCACGAAATGACTAAGTGGTCTTTACATCCCAATCATAAAGTGCGGCGGCTAGCCAGTGAGGGGAGTCGTCCGCGTTTGCCCTGGGGAATTGCTATTCCATCCCTGAAAAAAGATCCTTTGCCTATCTTGCCATTACTCGAGAATCTGAAAAATGACCCGTCCGAATGGGTAAGACGTAGTGTAGCTAATAATTTGAATGATATTGCAAAAGATAATCCGGCTGTGGTACTGGAGATTGCACATAAGTGGAAAGGCCACAGCAAAGAGACAGATGCTATTATCAAGCATGGATGCAGAACTTTACTAAAACAGGGGCATACAGAGGTATTATCGTATTACGGCTTACAGAGTAGTTTCATTTCAGTAAAGGGTTTTGAAATTCGTACGACGAAAGTAAAAATGGGCGATACACTGGAATTTGCTATGGTGGTTACTAATACGCATACACAAAGCCAGATAGTCCGCTTAGAATATGGTATTTACTATCTAAAAGCAAATGGAAGTCTGAATAGAAAAGTTTTTAAAATCAGTGAAAGAGAATATAAAGCTGGAGAATCAATTACTGTGGTCAAACGCCACTCCTTCAAACCTATTACCACAAGGGTATTTTATGCTGGAATGCATCAAGTATCTGTGATTATTAATGGAGTGGAAATGGCTATATCTTCTTTTACTCTTGTATAA